From Brienomyrus brachyistius isolate T26 chromosome 21, BBRACH_0.4, whole genome shotgun sequence, the proteins below share one genomic window:
- the sin3b gene encoding paired amphipathic helix protein Sin3b: protein MAKIQTHGTMKQMSQVQDKAYVVQKQVQQQHFQKLKVEDALSYLDQVKIRFGNDPGIYNKFLDIMKEFKSQSIDTPGVINRVSQLFHGHPDLVLGFNAFLPPGYRIEVPKNGVVSLQSPLSGQASPGPGRAVAVGVAGGVSASSPAEDGCAHGETAASLYASPSSSSPLDPPSRLSLALPGREGQSHPPSSSSSSPPGSEPSPVEFDSAISYVNKIKNRFLDHPEIYRSFLEILHTYQKEQLEVKEARGRGGMTEDEVFSKVASLFKGQEDLLAEFGQFLPDAKRSLFTGSSLTGKDHLKKMEDEELSKQSKKRSRPMLLSHMTPLLKKKMKLSCSKDQSFAAVGKHGVLREFTFFDKVRRLFKSQEVYENFLRCIALFNQEVVSGAELLQLVTPFLGKFPELYTQFKSFLGEKELSHSLSGLSDRYMESGGREIDYASCKRLGSSYRALPKTYQQPKCSGRTAICKEVLNDTWVSFPSWSEDSTFVSSKKTPYEEQLHRCEDERFELDVVLETNLATIRVLESVQKKLSRLSPEDQDRFRLDDCLGGTSEVIQRRAIYRIYGDKAPEVIEGLKRSPLTAVPVVLKRLKAKEEEWREAQQGFNKIWREQYEKAYLKSLDHQGVNFKQNDIKALRSKSLLNEIESVYDERQEQSTEEGGGGQQQGRDRGGGSTSSEPHMIFVYEDKQILEDAASLIIYHVKRQPTIHKDDKDHIKRIMQHFVPDLFFARRGELSETEEWTDEEADTEEGGGGAPGGVGTGAGPQLNGDSRRRRCTSPHGTEPGPAVPTASSGEKLDLCDPEAEHQKELDDVYNLFFVNNNWYFFLRLHQTLCSRLLRVYRQAERQLLERRAEKERERLLLADGRRDKATDLAMELRLKQPSEVELEEYYPAFLDMVRSLLDGNLDSTQYEDTLREMFTIHAYIGFTIDKLIQNIIRQLQHLVSDEVCLQVVELYLAERKRGAAGGNLSSQCVRAAWETSYQWKAERVMADENCFKVMFIQSKGQVTLTVELLDTEEAQGDDPLDVQYLSNYMEQFVGSESVCTQMEGYCFKPVFLPRNLRRFRRWQLRQMEAMRSRREWRRQLGVESAGSLDCRFKLHTHKMVFVMNSEDYMYRRGALVKARKLQHSVARSQHGRFDKWHQGWLLEHVTPAEERGVADWLMGDDEEDMIPCKTSCITRQVNGLPVNRYQVSYSSKPPASP, encoded by the exons ATGGCGAAAATACAGACGCACGGCACCATGAAGCAGATGAGCCAAGTGCAGGACAAGGCGTACGTGGTGCAGAAACAGGTCCAGCAGCAGCACTTCCAGAAGCTGAAG GTGGAAGATGCCCTATCTTACCTTGACCAGGTGAAAATACGATTTGGGAATGACCCAGGAATATACAACAAATTTTTGGACATCATGAAGGAATTCAAATCGCAAAG CATTGATACACCGGGGGTAATAAATCGCGTGTCCCAGCTCTTCCACGGTCACCCTGACCTCGTATTGGGTTTCAATGCCTTTCTACCCCCAGGGTACCGGATAGAGGTCCCCAAAAATGGGGTGGTGTCCCTCCAGTCGCCCCTCTCCGGCCAG GCATCCCCGGGCCCAGGGAGGGCGGTGGCGGTCGGTGTGGCCGGGGGGGTCTCAGCATCTTCCCCGGCCGAGGATGGCTGCGCTCACGGAGAAACCGCCGCCTCTCTTTACGCCAGCCCCTCGTCCTCCAGCCCCCTGGACCCCCCTAGCCGGCTCTCCTTGGCCCTACCCGGCCGGGAGGGCCAGTCCCATCCCCCgtcttcctcctcgtcctcccCGCCAGGCTCTGAGCCCAGCCCGGTGGAGTTTGACAGCGCCATTAGTTACGTGAACAAGATCAAAAACCGTTTCCTGGACCATCCAGAAATCTACAGATCCTTCTTGGAGATACTACACACCTACCAA AAAGAGCAGCTGGAAGTGAAGGAGGCGCGGGGCCGTGGTGGTATGACGGAGGACGAGGTCTTCTCCAAGGTGGCCAGCCTCTTCAAGGGACAGGAAGACCTGCTGGCTGAGTTCGGACAGTTCTTGCCAGACGCCAAGAGATCACTA TTCACTGGCAGCTCACTAACAGGCAAGGATCACTTGAAGAAGATGGAGGATGAGGAGTTATCCAAGCAGAGCAAGAAGAGGTCCAGACCCATGTTGCTGTCCCACATGACTCCACTACTAAAG AAAAAGATGAAGTTGTCTTGTTCTAAGGACCAATCATTTGCTGCTGTTGGAAAGCATGGAGTTCTGCGGGAATTCACGTTCTTTGACAAG GTCCGGCGCTTGTTCAAGAGCCAGGAAGTGTATGAGAACTTCTTGCGCTGCATTGCACTGTTCAATCAGGAGGTGGTGTCTGGGGCGGAGCTTCTGCAGCTGGTCACGCCGTTTTTGGG GAAGTTCCCGGAGCTCTACACTCAGTTCAAGTCATTCCTGGGAGAGAAGGAGCTGTCTCACTCACTGTCAGGGCTCTCGGACCGCTATATGGAAAGTGGCGGCAGGGAGATTGACTACGCCTCCTGCAAGCGTCTGGGCTCCAGCTACAGGGCCCTGCCCAAGACTTACCAGCAGCCGAAGTGCAGCGGACGCACGGCCATCTGCAAGGAG GTGCTGAACGACACGTGGGTGTCCTTCCCGTCGTGGTCGGAGGACTCCACCTTCGTCAGCTCCAAGAAGACACCGTACGAAGAGCAGCTCCATCGCTGCGAAGACGAGCGATTCGAG TTGGACGTGGTCCTGGAGACCAACCTGGCCACCATCCGGGTCCTGGAGAGTGTGCAAAAAAAGCTGTCGCGCCTGTCCCCCGAGGACCAGGACCGCTTCCGCCTTGACGATTGTCTGGGCGGCACTTCTGAGGTCATCCAACGGCGTGCCATCTATCGCATCTACGGCGACAAGGCACCCGAGGTCATCGAGGGCCTGAAGAGGAGCCCCCTCACCGCTGTGCCCGTGGTGCTCAAGAG ACTGAAGGCGAAGGAAGAAGAATGGCGGGAGGCCCAGCAGGGCTTCAACAAAATCTGGCGTGAGCAGTACGAGAAGGCCTACCTCAAATCCCTCGACCACCAGGGTGTCAACTTCAAGCAGAATGACATCAAGGCTTTGCGGTCCAAGAGTCTGCTCAACGAGATCGAGAGTGTCTACGATGAG CGGCAGGAGCAAAGCACAGAGGAAGGAGGAGGCGGGCAGCAGCAGGGGCGGGACAGGGGTGGCGGCAGCACCAGCAGCGAGCCTCACATGATCTTCGTGTATGAGGACAAGCAGATCCTAGAGGACGCTGCCTCCCTGATCATCTACCACGTCAAGCGGCAGCCCACCATCCACAAGGATGACAAGGACCACATCAAGCGCATCATGCAGCACTTTGTGCCCGACCTCTTCTTCGCCCGCCGTGGCGAGCTGAGTGAGACGGAGGAGTGGACGGATGAGGAGGCGGACACCGAGGAGGGTGGGGGCGGAGCCCCTGGAGGGGTGGGCACTGGGGCCGGACCCCAGCTCAATGGGGACTCTCGAAGGCGACGTTGCACCTCGCCGCATGGCACCGAGCCCGGTCCAGCCGTCCCGACTGCCAGTAGTGGCGAGAAGTTGGACTTGTGTGATCCGGAGGCGGAGCACCAGAAAGAGCTAGACGACGTCTACAACCTGTTCTTTGTCAACAACAACTGGTACTTCTTCCTGCGGCTGCACCAGACGCTGTGCTCGCGGTTGCTCCGCGTGTACCGACAGGCCGAACGGCAGCTGCTGGAGCGCCGTGCCGAGAAGGAGCGTGagaggctgctgctggccgacgGCCGGCGGGACAAGGCCACCGACCTTGCCATGGAGCTGCGCCTCAAACAACCta GTGAGGTGGAGCTCGAGGAGTATTACCCCGCCTTCCTGGACATGGTGCGCAGCCTGCTGGACGGAAACCTGGACTCGACACAGTACGAGGACACGCTGCGCGAGATGTTCACCATCCATGCCTACATCGGCTTCACCATTGACAAGCTCATCCAGAACATCATCAGACAG CTGCAGCACCTCGTCAGCGACGAGGTATGCCTGCAGGTAGTGGAGCTGTACCTTGCTGAGCGTAAGAGGGGTGCCGCCGGGGGCAACCTCTCCTCGCAGTGCGTGCGGGCTGCGTGGGAGACCAGCTACCAGTGGAAGGCCGAGCGGGTCATGGCTGACGAAAACTGCTTCAAG GTTATGTTCATTCAAAGCAAAGGTCAGGTGACCTTGACGGTTGAGCTTCTGGACACCGAGGAGGCCCAGGGTGACGATCCGCTGGATGTGCAG TACCTGTCCAATTACATGGAGCAGTTTGTCGGGTCTGAGTCGGTGTGCACTCAGATGGAAGGATACTGCTTCAAACCGGTCTTCCTGCCCAG GAACCTGCGCCGCTTCCGGCGCTGGCAGCTGCGGCAGATGGAGGCCATGCGCTCTCGCCGCGAGTGGCGCCGCCAGCTGGGCGTGGAGAGTGCCGGCAGCCTGGATTGCCGCTTTAAGCTGCACACGCACAAGATGGTGTTCGTCATGAACTCGGAGGACTACATGTACCGGCGCGGTGCCCTCGTCAAAGCCCGCAAG TTGCAGCACAGCGTGGCTCGTTCTCAACATGGCAGGTTCGACAAGTGGCACCAGGGCTGGTTGTTGGAGCACGTGACACCGGCGGAGGAGCGCGGCGTCGCCGACTGGCTAATGGGCGACGACGAGGAGGACATGATCCCCTGTAAGACCAGCTGCATCACCCGCCAGGTCAATGGTTTACCCGTCAACCGGTACCAGGTGTCCTACAGCAGCAAGCCTCCTGCCTCCCCTTAA
- the fem1a gene encoding protein fem-1 homolog A gives MDVKTAVFNAARDGKLKLIQKLLSNKSPEELEALAEEKTQGGTPLLIASRYGHLEVVEYLLEHCKANVELGGSVNFDGETIEGAPPLWAASAAGHLPVVRTLLKHGASVNNTTLTNSTPLRAACFDGHLEIVRYLVEHRADMEVANRHGHTCLMISCYKGHKEIAKFLLERGADVNRKSVKGNTALHDCAESGSLDIMKMLLKCNARMERDGYGMTPLLAASVTGHTNIVEYLVHQPRSTREERVDALELLGATFVDKKRDLLGAMRYWRRAMELRQPGDRVGALLKPPQGPLVPAYDCAREVNSLEDLEALITDPDEMRMQALLVRERILGPSHPDTSYYIRYRGAVYADSGNFERCISLWKYALDMQQSNLDPLSPMTASSFLSFAELFSFVLQDRAKGTLSTRVTFHDLMGVLSKSVREVERAVAQRDGAPEAPQFTKALAIILHLIYLLEKLDCTAEQEHHKKQTVYRLLKLNPRARNGYSPLHMAVDKETTAVGRYPVGRFPSLPVASLLLECGADVDSRDCDNNTPLHVAAANGCPEIMSVLVRAGAHFDATNAERKAAYELLDERSAGRHALHPLNYVTLQCLAARAIERHRLPYKGLISEEMEAFIELH, from the coding sequence ATGGATGTTAAAACTGCGGTTTTTAACGCGGCTAGAGATGGGAAGCTGAAACTTATACAGAAGTTGCTGAGCAACAAAAGTCCGGAGGAGTTGGAAGCGCTTGCGGAGGAGAAGACGCAGGGAGGCACCCCGCTCCTCATCGCTTCCCGGTACGGTCACCTAGAGGTGGTGGAATACCTCCTCGAGCACTGTAAGGCTAATGTGGAGCTCGGCGGCTCCGTTAACTTTGATGGCGAAACGATTGAGGGAGCGCCCCCTTTGTGGGCGGCTTCGGCCGCGGGTCACCTGCCCGTGGTGCGAACGCTGCTGAAGCACGGCGCATCGGTAAACAACACCACGCTGACTAACTCCACACCGCTGCGTGCAGCCTGTTTCGATGGCCACCTAGAGATCGTCCGCTACCTGGTGGAACACCGCGCCGATATGGAGGTGGCTAACCGGCATGGCCACACTTGCCTGATGATCTCCTGCTACAAGGGCCACAAGGAGATCGCCAAGTTCCTGCTGGAGCGAGGTGCGGACGTCAACCGCAAGAGTGTAAAGGGCAACACTGCGCTGCACGACTGTGCGGAGTCTGGAAGTCTGGACATCATGAAGATGCTGCTGAAATGCAACGCACGCATGGAGCGTGATGGTTATGGCATGACTCCGCTGCTGGCCGCCAGTGTGACGGGTCACACCAATATCGTGGAGTACCTGGTGCACCAGCCACGCTCCACCAGGGAGGAGCGCGTTGACGCCCTTGAGCTGCTGGGCGCCACCTTCGTGGACAAGAAGCGAGACCTGCTGGGTGCCATGCGCTACTGGCGCCGCGCCATGGAGCTGCGACAGCCGGGCGACCGTGTTGGGGCCCTGCTCAAGCCACCGCAGGGGCCCCTGGTGCCTGCGTATGACTGCGCTCGGGAGGTGAACAGCCTGGAGGATCTGGAGGCGCTCATAACTGACCCTGATGAGATGCGCATGCAAGCCCTGCTGGTTCGCGAACGTATCCTGGGCCCCTCACACCCAGACACCTCTTACTATATCCGGTATCGCGGTGCCGTCTACGCCGACTCTGGTAACTTCGAGCGCTGCATCAGTTTATGGAAGTACGCGCTGGACATGCAGCAGAGCAACTTGGACCCATTGAGCCCCATGACGGCCAGCAGCTTCCTGTCCTTTGCCGAGCTTTTCTCCTTCGTGCTCCAGGACCGTGCCAAGGGCACCCTGTCCACGCGGGTCACCTTCCACGACCTGATGGGTGTGCTGAGCAAGAGCGTGCGCGAGGTGGAGCGGGCGGTGGCGCAGCGTGACGGAGCCCCTGAGGCGCCCCAGTTCACCAAGGCACTAGCTatcatcctgcacctcatcTACCTGCTGGAGAAGCTGGACTGCACAGCCGAGCAAGAGCACCACAAGAAGCAGACCGTCTACCGACTCCTGAAGCTCAACCCCCGGGCCCGAAACGGCTACAGCCCGTTGCACATGGCTGTCGACAAGGAGACCACAGCGGTGGGCCGCTACCCGGTGGGCCGCTTCCCGTCACTGCCGGTGGCCAGCCTGCTGCTGGAGTGTGGAGCGGACGTGGACTCGCGGGACTGCGACAACAACACGCCACTGCATGTGGCAGCTGCTAACGGCTGCCCGGAGATCATGAGCGTGCTGGTGCGGGCTGGCGCCCACTTTGACGCCACCAACGCAGAGCGCAAGGCTGCCTACGAGCTGCTGGATGAGCGCAGCGCCGGCCGGCACGCGCTGCACCCCCTCAACTACGTCACCCTGCAGTGCCTAGCGGCCCGAGCCATCGAGAGGCACAGACTGCCGTACAAGGGGCTCATCTCCGAAGAGATGGAGGCCTTCATCGAGCTGCACTGA